The Thermococcus sp. EP1 region TGCATGTTCCTCCACCTGCTCTATGGCACCAGCTCTAAAAGTATCACTAGCTGCTATAACCACGCTAAGTCCGTGTTTTTTAAGCCAGTTTGCAAGCTTTGCTATAGTTGTCGTCTTTCCGCTCCCATTAAATCCAACAAAAACTATTACAAAGGGCTTTTCTTTCTTTGATTTTATTATTTCCAACAAATCTATTCTTTTTTCTGGGGTTAAGACCTCAAGAACTGCATCTCTAACAGCATTTTCAACAACTTCTCTCTTATTAGTGCCAATTTTAACCTTTTGTCCTACAAGTTTTTGTTTTATTCTCTCTTTAAGTTCATCTACAACTTCTAGTGCAACATCTGCTTCTAGAAGTTCTAGTTCAAGGTCCCATAAGGCATTTTCCACATCTTTCTCACTTATCTCTGTTTGAGCAACTTTATCAACGAATGAGCTTAACTTTTCCTTGAGCTTTCCAAACATCTGCCGCCACCGGATTTATGATAATGCGTCACATTTATAAAGATAAGCCTCAGCGATAGCTGGTATCAT contains the following coding sequences:
- the ftsY gene encoding signal recognition particle-docking protein FtsY; the protein is MFGKLKEKLSSFVDKVAQTEISEKDVENALWDLELELLEADVALEVVDELKERIKQKLVGQKVKIGTNKREVVENAVRDAVLEVLTPEKRIDLLEIIKSKKEKPFVIVFVGFNGSGKTTTIAKLANWLKKHGLSVVIAASDTFRAGAIEQVEEHAKRVGVKIIKHGYKSDPAAVAYDAIEHAKARGIDVVLVDTAGRNELNRNLMDEMKKIARVTKPDLVMFVGDALAGNAIIEQARQFNDAVKIDGVILTKLDADARGGAALSISHAIGAPILFVGVGQGYDDLMPFDEKWMLERLFGE